The proteins below are encoded in one region of Silene latifolia isolate original U9 population chromosome 2, ASM4854445v1, whole genome shotgun sequence:
- the LOC141643395 gene encoding alkane hydroxylase MAH1-like, translating to MEFLNLFLLTSIFIIFVFCYIFRGNNKNSMPTNWPFVGMFFAILKNYHRIHDFCFEITEGPDLSFLLKGPWYTSMELLVTTDPRNVHYAMSKNFSNYEKGDKYNEILDVLGDGIFNADGELWKYHRRMAQTFLGQPQFNQLLLDKIYAKVENGLIPVLNHASEQGLVLDFQDLFERFTLDSICSLTMGYELGSLCVDLPSVPFSKALDVVEEVAIYRHALPVSVWKFIRWLGVGRERKYKKAWETLDKFIYNCIAEKHEAVKQFGLINPNDDEQNIGVDLLTLYKDKDDKFLRDTILNFFIAGRDTTSTSLSWFFYLLSKNPQVQSKIRQEFISIMKANEDDNGNMNKSYAFTRNNFKETSDKLVYLHGALCEALRLYPPVVLKIKTPVEPDILPSGHKVEPHMQIIFNLYAMARKKSIWGEDCCEFKPERWISPQGKVRHEPSYKFMAFNAGPRTCVGKDMAFIQMKVVAATIILNYEFQSVEGQSVVPETSIILRMKNGFKVKMSKI from the coding sequence ATGGAGTTTCTTAATCTCTTCTTATTAACGTCCATTTTCATAATATTCGTCTTTTGTTACATTTTCCGCGGTAATAATAAAAATAGCATGCCTACAAATTGGCCTTTTGTGGGGATGTTTTTTGCCATTCTCAAAAATTATCATCGAATCCATGATTTTTGTTTTGAGATTACGGAGGGACCCGACTTGAGTTTTCTGCTCAAGGGTCCTTGGTACACTTCCATGGAGCTATTGGTCACGACTGACCCGAGAAACGTACACTATGCCATGAGTAAGAACTTTAGTAATTATGAAAAAGGCGATAAATATAATGAGATTCTCGATGTCCTTGGAGATGGGATTTTCAATGCCGATGGTGAATTGTGGAAGTACCATAGGAGAATGGCTCAAACATTTTTAGGGCAACCTCAGTTTAATCAACTTTTGCTTGACAAGATTTATGCAAAAGTGGAAAATGGTCTAATACCGGTACTTAATCACGCTTCTGAACAAGGGTTAGTACTTGATTTTCAAGATTTGTTCGAAAGATTTACATTGGATAGTATTTGCTCTCTTACAATGGGATACGAattgggatcgttatgtgttgaTCTGCCTAGTGTTCCCTTCTCAAAGGCGTTAGATGTTGTTGAGGAGGTTGCAATTTACCGGCATGCTCTACCGGTTAGTGTATGGAAGTTTATAAGGTGGCTAGGTGTCGGAAGGGAAAGAAAGTACAAAAAAGCTTGGGAAACGCTAGACAAATTCATTTACAATTGTATAGCCGAGAAACATGAAGCAGTGAAGCAATTTGGATTAATTAATCCAAATGATGATGAACAAAATATAGGTGTTGATCTTTTGACATTGTACAAGGATAAAGACGACAAGTTCTTAAGGGATACAATCCTCAATTTCTTTATAGCAGGACGAGATACTACCAGTACTTCATTATCATGGTTTTTCTATCTTCTCTCCAAAAACCCGCAAGTTCAATCAAAAATTCGACAAGAATTTATCTCAATCATGAAAGCAAATGAAGACGATAATGGTAACATGAACAAATCGTATGCTTTTACTAGGAACAATTTCAAAGAAACAAGTGACAAACTAGTTTATCTCCATGGTGCACTATGTGAGGCCTTAAGATTGTACCCTCCGGTAGTACTTAAAATCAAAACCCCGGTTGAGCCGGACATTCTCCCAAGTGGACACAAAGTGGAACCACATATGCAAATTATATTCAACTTGTATGCAATGGCAAGGAAGAAATCAATTTGGGGTGAAGATTGTTGCGAGTTCAAGCCTGAAAGATGGATATCGCCTCAAGGGAAGGTTAGGCATGAGCCTTCCTACAAGTTTATGGCCTTCAATGCCGGTCCAAGGACTTGTGTTGGTAAAGACATGGCCTTCATCCAAATGAAGGTCGTGGCTGCCACAATAATCCTAAACTACGAGTTTCAATCTGTGGAAGGTCAATCTGTTGTCCCTGAGACCTCCATAATTCTTCGAATGAAGAACGGTTTTAAGGTTAAAATGTCTAAAATTTAA